A single genomic interval of Devosia oryziradicis harbors:
- a CDS encoding VOC family protein: MLIGFEHVGMTCSNLDRTIAFYCDLLGLTLALRKTSDRGEMVFLDTGSGMLEIACPNADISRSRDVPPHEAGVRHITFAFDDVDAMVEKCEAAGIEVIEAPRPAFFTEMIRRVAFVRDPDGILVELVERADWR; the protein is encoded by the coding sequence ATGCTGATTGGCTTCGAACATGTCGGCATGACCTGCAGCAACCTCGACCGCACCATCGCCTTTTATTGCGACCTGCTGGGCCTGACCCTGGCCTTGCGCAAGACGAGTGACCGCGGTGAGATGGTCTTCCTCGATACGGGCAGCGGCATGCTCGAAATCGCTTGCCCCAATGCCGACATCTCGCGCTCGCGCGACGTGCCACCCCACGAAGCGGGCGTCCGGCATATCACCTTTGCCTTCGACGACGTCGATGCGATGGTCGAAAAATGCGAGGCCGCCGGCATCGAAGTCATCGAAGCGCCCCGTCCGGCCTTCTTCACCGAGATGATCCGCCGTGTCGCCTTTGTCCGCGACCCCGATGGCATTCTGGTTGAGCTGGTCGAACGGGCCGACTGGCGATAG
- a CDS encoding dienelactone hydrolase family protein, with protein sequence MGERITLTASDGFTLNAYRAMPEGKPRAGVVVIQEVWGLNKFIRDVVDRYARHGFLAVAPAMFDRVEFGYESDDYGPEQFVIIGELMKKFDHKTALLDVAAAIGAAAAGGKVGITGYCFGGAVTWRAAAHEGMGLSAASGYYGGGVPNYIDLMPRIPIQMHYGDQDTGIPLEQIEALKARHPEADIYTYPAAHGFCNNQRASNFNEAACTRASARTLDFFRQHLG encoded by the coding sequence ATGGGCGAACGCATCACATTGACGGCCAGCGACGGCTTCACGCTCAATGCCTATCGCGCGATGCCCGAAGGCAAGCCACGAGCGGGCGTGGTGGTGATCCAGGAAGTCTGGGGCCTCAACAAATTCATCCGCGACGTGGTAGACCGGTATGCCCGGCATGGGTTCCTCGCGGTGGCGCCGGCGATGTTCGACCGTGTCGAATTCGGCTACGAGAGTGACGATTACGGGCCCGAACAGTTCGTCATCATCGGCGAGCTGATGAAGAAATTCGACCACAAGACTGCGCTGCTGGATGTGGCGGCAGCGATCGGGGCTGCCGCTGCCGGCGGGAAGGTGGGCATTACCGGCTATTGCTTTGGTGGTGCGGTGACCTGGCGGGCGGCCGCCCACGAGGGAATGGGGCTTAGCGCAGCATCGGGTTACTATGGTGGCGGGGTGCCGAACTATATCGACCTCATGCCCCGCATTCCCATCCAGATGCATTACGGCGACCAGGACACCGGCATTCCGCTCGAGCAGATCGAAGCGCTCAAGGCCCGCCATCCGGAAGCCGACATCTACACCTATCCGGCGGCACACGGCTTCTGCAACAACCAGCGGGCATCCAACTTCAACGAGGCAGCCTGCACCAGAGCCTCGGCCCGCACGCTCGACTTCTTCCGCCAGCATCTTGGATAG
- a CDS encoding polysaccharide deacetylase family protein, whose protein sequence is MSNIQLVVHHDDLGASHGANLAFVELADLGVVTCGSVMVPCPWFPEMAAICRDRPDLDVGVHLTLNAEFAGFRWRPLTGVATNGLTDTDGFMWRRVQDARHADVAAVEAELRRQVETALAAGIDVTHLDSHMGTVTMPEYVEIYLRLGEEFRLPVVFARDVGDSAGSGPAYDAIVERLVARGNPDFQRFIMSPFGNLAPDATTYAGIFRRAVPGLNWGAFHFAQPGDIEMYSDDAPMRVAEYELFRSGRAQELLDAAGVEIIGMRGFRDAMRA, encoded by the coding sequence GTGTCCAATATCCAGCTCGTCGTGCATCATGACGATCTCGGGGCCAGCCACGGAGCCAATCTGGCCTTTGTCGAGCTGGCCGACCTGGGTGTGGTCACCTGCGGCTCGGTCATGGTGCCGTGCCCCTGGTTTCCCGAAATGGCCGCCATCTGCCGTGATCGACCTGATCTCGATGTGGGCGTCCATCTCACCCTCAATGCCGAGTTTGCCGGCTTTCGCTGGCGTCCGCTGACGGGCGTCGCCACAAACGGCCTCACCGACACCGACGGCTTCATGTGGCGCCGCGTTCAGGACGCCCGTCATGCCGATGTAGCCGCCGTCGAGGCCGAATTGCGCCGCCAAGTCGAAACGGCGCTCGCCGCCGGCATCGACGTCACCCACCTCGATTCCCACATGGGCACGGTGACCATGCCCGAATATGTCGAGATCTACCTCAGGCTGGGCGAGGAGTTTCGGCTGCCGGTGGTCTTTGCGCGTGATGTCGGGGACAGCGCTGGGTCCGGCCCCGCATATGATGCGATCGTCGAGCGGCTGGTCGCCCGCGGCAATCCGGATTTCCAGCGCTTCATCATGTCGCCCTTCGGCAATCTGGCGCCTGATGCCACCACCTATGCCGGGATTTTCCGCCGCGCTGTTCCCGGCCTCAACTGGGGCGCCTTCCACTTCGCCCAACCCGGCGACATCGAGATGTATTCCGATGACGCGCCCATGCGCGTAGCCGAATACGAGCTCTTTCGTTCCGGTCGTGCGCAGGAGTTGCTCGACGCGGCCGGGGTCGAGATCATCGGCATGCGCGGCTTCCGCGATGCCATGCGGGCCTAG
- the moaA gene encoding GTP 3',8-cyclase MoaA, with translation MTASASPARPLVDRYGRHVSYLRISVTDRCDFRCVYCMAEDMTFLPKRDVLSFEEIEAIAGAFIARGVTKIRLTGGEPLVRRDIMELVTTLGGQIGHGLEELTLTTNGSQLRKHARGLADAGVRRLNVSLDTLDSDRFRAITRRGRLEDVLDGIDAAQAAGLTIKINMVSMRGVNDDEIEPMMAWAHGRGMGLTLIEGMPLGEVGIDRVDSYLPLRELHDQLARRYTLSKLDKRTGGPARYVHVAETGGVLGFITPMSHNFCESCNRVRLTATGQLYLCLGQDDQVNLRDALRDGGPPALDAALDHAMLIKPKGHDFVIDRTRPEPALGRHMSVTGG, from the coding sequence ATGACCGCATCCGCCTCCCCTGCCCGCCCGCTTGTCGACCGCTATGGGCGGCATGTTTCCTATCTGCGCATATCGGTGACGGACCGGTGCGACTTCCGCTGTGTCTATTGCATGGCCGAGGACATGACGTTCCTGCCCAAGCGCGATGTGCTGAGCTTTGAGGAAATCGAGGCGATCGCGGGTGCGTTCATCGCCCGCGGGGTGACCAAGATCCGGCTCACGGGCGGCGAACCGCTGGTGCGGCGCGACATCATGGAGCTGGTTACGACCCTGGGCGGCCAGATCGGGCATGGCCTGGAGGAGCTGACCCTCACCACCAATGGCAGCCAATTGCGCAAGCATGCGCGGGGGCTGGCCGATGCAGGCGTACGACGGCTCAACGTGTCGCTCGATACGCTCGACAGCGACCGTTTCCGCGCGATTACCCGCCGCGGGAGGCTCGAAGACGTGCTCGACGGGATCGACGCGGCACAGGCGGCGGGGCTGACGATCAAGATCAACATGGTGTCGATGCGCGGCGTCAATGACGACGAAATCGAGCCCATGATGGCCTGGGCGCATGGCCGCGGCATGGGCCTGACGCTGATCGAGGGCATGCCGCTGGGCGAGGTCGGCATCGACCGGGTCGACAGCTACCTGCCGCTGCGCGAACTGCACGACCAGCTGGCAAGGCGCTACACGCTGAGCAAGCTCGACAAGCGGACGGGGGGACCGGCGCGCTATGTGCATGTGGCCGAGACCGGCGGCGTGCTGGGCTTCATCACCCCGATGAGCCACAATTTCTGCGAGAGCTGCAACCGCGTGCGCCTGACTGCGACCGGGCAGCTCTACCTCTGCCTGGGGCAAGATGACCAGGTGAACCTGCGCGACGCGCTACGCGATGGCGGACCGCCGGCGCTGGATGCCGCGCTGGACCACGCCATGCTGATCAAGCCCAAGGGGCACGATTTCGTCATCGACCGGACCCGCCCCGAGCCGGCGCTGGGCCGGCATATGAGTGTGACCGGAGGCTAG
- a CDS encoding Lrp/AsnC family transcriptional regulator, whose translation MDKIDRKILTLLQKDATMPVAEIGRKVGLSTTPCWRRIQKMEEDGVIQRRVAVLDPAKVNVGVTVFVSVKTNEHNDAWMRKFSAVIDEFPEVVEFYRMSGEVDYLMRVVVPDIGAYDAFYKKLISKINLTDVSSAFAMGQIKYTTALPLDFAIVVDDDK comes from the coding sequence CTGGACAAGATCGATCGGAAGATTCTCACCCTTCTGCAGAAGGACGCCACCATGCCGGTGGCTGAAATCGGCCGCAAGGTGGGGTTGTCCACCACGCCGTGCTGGCGCCGCATCCAGAAGATGGAAGAAGACGGCGTCATTCAGCGCCGCGTGGCCGTGCTCGATCCCGCAAAGGTCAATGTCGGCGTCACGGTCTTTGTTTCGGTCAAGACCAACGAGCACAACGACGCCTGGATGCGCAAATTTTCCGCCGTCATCGATGAATTCCCCGAGGTGGTCGAATTCTATCGCATGAGCGGCGAGGTCGACTACCTGATGCGGGTCGTGGTGCCTGATATCGGTGCCTATGACGCCTTCTACAAAAAGCTCATCAGCAAGATCAACCTGACGGACGTCAGCTCGGCCTTCGCCATGGGCCAGATCAAATACACCACTGCCTTGCCGCTCGACTTTGCCATCGTCGTGGACGACGACAAGTAG
- a CDS encoding thermonuclease family protein, producing MLILAAMVAAALDQPPAPVSGSARASDGDSFRLGPDRVRLLGLDAPELSQDCFHADGQSWPCGRAARDRMARLLAGGPVHCRPEDVDQYGRLLATCQVSGHDIGAMMVAEGLAVSSGRYWSEEANARRDRAGIWAGDFDAPRQWRDDHPQGRGLLGWLATIGL from the coding sequence GTGCTCATCCTCGCGGCCATGGTCGCAGCGGCCCTCGATCAGCCGCCGGCGCCTGTCTCGGGCTCAGCCAGGGCCAGCGATGGCGACAGCTTCCGCCTGGGTCCGGATCGCGTCAGGCTGCTTGGCCTGGACGCCCCCGAACTGTCGCAGGATTGTTTCCATGCTGATGGCCAGAGCTGGCCATGCGGCCGCGCCGCGCGCGATCGCATGGCGCGATTGCTGGCTGGAGGCCCGGTCCATTGCCGCCCCGAGGATGTCGACCAGTATGGTCGCCTGCTCGCCACCTGCCAGGTGTCCGGCCACGATATCGGGGCCATGATGGTGGCGGAGGGCCTCGCCGTCTCCTCGGGACGCTATTGGAGCGAAGAGGCAAACGCGCGTCGCGACCGCGCGGGGATTTGGGCCGGGGACTTTGACGCCCCGCGCCAGTGGCGGGACGATCATCCGCAGGGTCGGGGATTGCTGGGCTGGTTGGCGACGATCGGACTCTAG
- a CDS encoding sensor histidine kinase gives MASQPAVIDDVRSQMGRDSKRTAQKTVLDARQRLTSSSGTRADFDFELMHDYAQSRLNAALPMAAIVAILGIMASFWVPVVFTTLWAGLVTLSLLIVALMAQRFKGTEAAKFNASQWTATFVAGELVYGLAWSLLAMFTLVAPADALTPVMFAMVLVSVAANAITTHTLPPATLMSTLPVTLTVSGNLIALGGTLNYTLAAVAICGEIFFVYLARQMHGTELETISHQAEKDALISELEEARHMSDEARRHAEQANIAKSQFLATMSHELRTPLNAIIGFSEVLKSELLGPHQVPQYKEYAGDIHGSGQHLLNLINELLDLSRIEAGKYELNEEVVSLVDIAEDCRRMMELRAKSKGIELVYNVGNNLPKLWGDERAIRQVILNLLSNAIKFTPQHGKVTLVVTRSGDGGQFISVKDNGPGIPEDEIETVLSSFGQGSLAQKTAEQGAGLGLPIVQKIMELHQGRFDLFSKLRFGTEVIATFPRARVMDALAPVVEKRNRLEIFSEAG, from the coding sequence ATGGCTTCGCAGCCGGCTGTCATCGATGACGTTCGCTCGCAAATGGGGCGGGACAGCAAGCGCACTGCGCAGAAGACCGTGCTCGACGCGCGCCAGCGCCTTACTTCGAGCTCGGGAACGCGCGCCGACTTCGATTTCGAACTGATGCACGACTATGCGCAGTCCCGCCTCAACGCGGCGCTGCCGATGGCGGCCATCGTCGCTATCCTGGGCATCATGGCCAGCTTCTGGGTGCCGGTGGTGTTCACCACGCTATGGGCTGGCCTGGTGACCCTCAGCCTGCTGATCGTGGCCCTGATGGCGCAGCGCTTCAAGGGCACGGAGGCGGCCAAGTTCAATGCCAGCCAGTGGACCGCAACCTTTGTGGCCGGTGAGCTGGTCTATGGGCTGGCCTGGTCCCTGCTGGCCATGTTCACCCTGGTGGCACCGGCCGATGCGCTGACGCCGGTGATGTTCGCCATGGTGCTGGTGAGCGTTGCGGCCAATGCGATCACCACCCATACCCTGCCGCCGGCCACCCTGATGAGCACCCTGCCCGTCACGCTCACGGTTTCGGGCAACCTCATCGCGCTGGGCGGCACGCTCAACTACACGCTGGCTGCCGTGGCGATCTGTGGCGAAATCTTCTTTGTGTACCTGGCCCGCCAGATGCATGGCACCGAACTCGAGACCATTTCGCACCAGGCCGAAAAAGACGCCCTGATCAGCGAACTGGAGGAGGCCCGCCATATGTCAGACGAGGCGCGCCGCCATGCCGAGCAGGCCAATATCGCCAAGTCGCAATTCCTCGCCACCATGAGCCACGAGCTCCGTACGCCGCTCAACGCCATCATCGGCTTTTCCGAAGTGCTGAAATCGGAGCTGCTGGGGCCGCACCAGGTGCCCCAATACAAGGAATATGCCGGCGACATCCACGGTTCGGGCCAGCACCTGCTCAACCTCATCAACGAGCTGCTGGACCTCAGCCGCATCGAAGCGGGCAAGTACGAGCTCAACGAGGAAGTTGTGTCGCTGGTCGACATCGCCGAGGACTGCCGCCGCATGATGGAGCTGCGCGCCAAGTCCAAGGGCATCGAGCTGGTCTACAATGTGGGCAACAACCTGCCCAAGCTCTGGGGCGACGAGCGCGCCATCCGCCAGGTGATCCTGAACCTGCTAAGCAACGCAATCAAGTTCACCCCGCAGCACGGCAAGGTGACGCTGGTGGTGACGCGCAGTGGCGATGGCGGACAGTTCATTTCGGTCAAGGACAACGGCCCCGGCATTCCAGAGGACGAGATCGAAACCGTGCTCAGCTCATTCGGCCAGGGCTCGCTGGCGCAGAAGACCGCCGAACAAGGCGCTGGCCTTGGACTGCCCATCGTGCAGAAGATCATGGAACTGCATCAGGGCCGCTTTGACCTCTTCAGCAAACTGCGCTTCGGCACAGAGGTCATCGCTACGTTCCCGCGCGCCCGCGTGATGGATGCGCTGGCGCCCGTGGTGGAAAAGCGCAACCGGCTCGAAATATTTTCGGAAGCCGGCTGA